A single Xylanimonas cellulosilytica DSM 15894 DNA region contains:
- a CDS encoding ABC transporter ATP-binding protein, giving the protein MITLVNATKRYGRTTVLDDVTVSFGGEGITALIGPNGAGKSTLFGLVGRLIKPDLGRVAVEGKDVSSTPSSELAKVLAVLRQDNHIVARLTVQDLVELGRFPHSRGRLTVADREHIERAIDYLDLGEYRDRFLDELSGGQRQRAFIAMVLAQDTRYVLLDEPLNNLDLRHMTEIMKLVRRMADELGKRVIVVLHDINFAATYADRIVAMRDGRIVADATRDEIMRPEVLHAVYDTTVDVREIDGRPVALYYG; this is encoded by the coding sequence ATGATCACGCTCGTCAACGCGACCAAGCGCTACGGCCGGACGACGGTGCTGGACGACGTGACCGTCTCGTTCGGCGGTGAGGGCATCACCGCACTGATCGGCCCGAACGGAGCCGGCAAGTCGACGCTGTTCGGCCTCGTCGGCCGGCTCATCAAGCCCGACCTGGGCCGGGTGGCCGTGGAGGGCAAGGACGTCAGCAGCACGCCGTCCTCCGAGCTCGCGAAGGTGCTCGCCGTCCTGCGCCAGGACAACCACATCGTCGCGCGGCTCACGGTGCAGGATCTCGTCGAGCTCGGCCGGTTCCCCCACTCGCGGGGGCGGCTCACCGTCGCGGACCGCGAGCACATCGAGCGGGCGATCGACTACCTCGACCTGGGGGAGTACCGCGACCGGTTCCTCGACGAGCTGTCAGGGGGCCAGCGGCAGCGCGCCTTCATCGCGATGGTGCTCGCACAGGACACGAGGTACGTGCTGCTGGACGAGCCGCTCAACAACCTCGACCTGCGCCACATGACCGAGATCATGAAGCTCGTGCGGCGGATGGCCGACGAGCTCGGCAAGCGCGTGATCGTGGTGCTGCACGACATCAACTTCGCCGCGACGTACGCCGACCGGATCGTCGCGATGCGTGACGGGCGGATCGTCGCGGACGCGACGCGCGACGAGATCATGCGCCCGGAGGTGCTGCACGCGGTGTACGACACGACGGTCGACGTGCGCGAGATCGACGGCAGGCCCGTCGCGCTCTACTACGGCTGA
- a CDS encoding GNAT family N-acetyltransferase — MTVPLDYEFSADPARIDAARVHDLLAGHAYWAKGRTREFQDAAIAGSRNYGVYERASGEQVGYARVVTDAVTFAWLADVVVDPAHRRRGLARLLVTGIVADLEPLRLRRVVLVASGEGHDLYESLGWRPVDGPDTWMVLTPTGH; from the coding sequence GTGACGGTGCCCCTCGACTACGAGTTCTCCGCTGACCCCGCTCGCATCGACGCTGCGCGCGTGCACGATCTGCTCGCCGGCCACGCCTACTGGGCGAAGGGGCGCACGCGCGAGTTCCAGGACGCCGCGATCGCGGGATCCCGCAACTACGGCGTCTACGAGCGGGCGTCGGGCGAGCAGGTCGGCTACGCGCGCGTCGTGACCGACGCCGTGACCTTCGCCTGGCTCGCCGACGTCGTCGTCGACCCCGCGCACCGACGGCGCGGGCTGGCGCGACTCCTGGTCACCGGGATCGTGGCCGACCTGGAACCGCTGCGACTGAGGCGTGTGGTGCTCGTCGCGTCCGGCGAGGGCCACGACCTGTACGAGAGCCTCGGCTGGCGGCCCGTCGACGGCCCGGACACGTGGATGGTGCTGACACCTACCGGGCACTGA
- a CDS encoding ABC transporter permease, which yields MPTTVSVTGTVTATSTPTPVRPRRTGVGVLVGAALVVVSVTSLFIGVSDVSPVALLTGGSDESAAFVLVVSRIPRTLALLLAGASLAISGLIMQMLVRNRFVEPGTTGVTEFATLGMLTTLVWWPGMALVGKMGVAAAFGLVGTWVFLRIIRAVPVRQLVLVPLVGIMLGGIVAAVTTFIAYRLDLLQSLGQWAQGSFSGVMSGRYEFLWIAGLMGVIGWIAADRFSVIGLGEEFATNLGLNYRRVVAVGMVIIAVSTAAVLVTAGMIPFLGLVVPNVVSLIIGDNVRRSILWVAGLGALFVVACDILARVLRYPYEIPLSVIVGVIGAALFLWLLLRRRSRAH from the coding sequence GTGCCCACGACCGTGTCCGTGACCGGCACCGTGACCGCGACGAGTACCCCCACCCCCGTGCGCCCGCGGCGTACCGGGGTGGGGGTGCTCGTCGGTGCCGCCCTCGTGGTCGTGTCGGTCACGAGCCTGTTCATCGGCGTCTCCGACGTCTCGCCCGTCGCGCTGCTGACCGGCGGCTCCGACGAGAGCGCCGCCTTCGTCCTGGTGGTCAGCCGGATCCCGCGCACGCTCGCGCTGCTGCTCGCCGGGGCGTCCCTGGCGATCTCCGGGCTCATCATGCAGATGCTGGTGCGCAACCGCTTCGTCGAGCCCGGCACCACCGGGGTCACCGAGTTCGCGACCCTGGGCATGCTCACCACGTTGGTGTGGTGGCCCGGGATGGCCCTCGTCGGCAAGATGGGCGTCGCCGCTGCGTTCGGCCTGGTCGGCACGTGGGTCTTCCTGCGGATCATCCGCGCGGTGCCCGTCCGGCAGCTCGTGCTGGTGCCGCTCGTCGGCATCATGCTCGGCGGCATCGTCGCGGCCGTCACCACGTTCATCGCCTACCGGCTCGACCTGCTGCAGTCCCTGGGCCAGTGGGCGCAGGGCAGCTTCTCCGGCGTGATGAGCGGTCGCTACGAGTTCCTGTGGATCGCCGGGCTCATGGGCGTGATCGGCTGGATCGCCGCCGACCGCTTCTCCGTGATCGGCCTCGGCGAGGAGTTCGCCACCAACCTCGGCCTGAACTACCGCCGCGTCGTCGCCGTCGGCATGGTCATCATCGCCGTCTCGACGGCGGCGGTGCTCGTCACGGCGGGCATGATCCCGTTCCTCGGGCTCGTGGTCCCGAACGTGGTGAGCCTGATCATCGGCGACAACGTGCGCCGGTCGATCCTGTGGGTCGCCGGTCTCGGCGCGCTGTTCGTCGTGGCCTGCGACATCCTCGCGCGCGTGCTGCGCTACCCGTACGAGATCCCGCTGTCGGTGATCGTCGGCGTCATCGGGGCCGCGCTGTTCCTCTGGCTGCTGCTCCGGAGGAGGAGCCGTGCTCACTGA
- a CDS encoding molybdopterin-dependent oxidoreductase, giving the protein MSRRWAALAGVVAAAAGLAVAELVAAWVAPASSPVLAAGAAVVDTVPGWLKDLAISWFGTADKAVLLGTMGVVLAAGAVLAGRLELRRPPWGAVLLAAVGVVGALVATRRPGASATWALPSLVGVGLGVVLLRAFIGRLRVGSTAPSHPDGDGALDRRAFLWLTGATAAGALLAVVASRVVGAGARAVQAVRETLRLPTAATAARAVPAGADLGVVGLATYLTPNETFYRIDTALRVPTVDPATWSLRVHGLVDRPFELTWAELLDLPLVEHHVTLACVSNWVGGDLIGNALWLGYPVRELLARAGPHAGADMVLSRSIDGFTAGTPLDVLLEPDRECLLAIGMNGEPLPVEHGFPARLVVPGLYGYVSATKWVTELKVTRFADDVAYWTPRGWSERGPVKLQSRIDVPRQDEAVSPGADGFVTVAGVAWAQHTGVSGVEVQVDDGPWEVATLADTVGPDTWRQWRFAWDAAAAGRGQHTLRVRATDADGAVQTADEAPPAPDGATGRHTISVAV; this is encoded by the coding sequence ATGAGCCGGCGGTGGGCGGCGCTCGCGGGCGTGGTCGCCGCCGCGGCCGGGCTCGCCGTGGCCGAGCTGGTCGCCGCGTGGGTCGCGCCCGCGTCGAGCCCAGTGCTCGCGGCCGGCGCCGCCGTCGTCGATACCGTTCCCGGCTGGCTCAAGGACCTCGCGATCTCCTGGTTCGGCACGGCCGACAAGGCCGTCCTGCTCGGCACGATGGGCGTCGTGCTCGCGGCCGGCGCGGTGCTCGCGGGCCGGCTCGAGCTGCGGCGGCCGCCGTGGGGCGCGGTGCTGCTGGCCGCTGTCGGCGTCGTCGGGGCGCTGGTCGCCACGAGGCGTCCCGGCGCGAGCGCGACGTGGGCCCTGCCGAGCCTGGTCGGCGTCGGCCTGGGCGTCGTGCTGCTCCGGGCGTTCATCGGCCGGCTGCGGGTGGGGAGCACCGCGCCGTCGCACCCCGACGGCGACGGTGCGCTCGACCGGCGGGCGTTCCTCTGGCTCACCGGGGCGACGGCGGCCGGCGCCCTGCTCGCCGTCGTCGCCTCGCGCGTCGTGGGCGCCGGGGCGCGAGCGGTCCAGGCGGTCCGCGAGACCCTGCGCCTGCCGACGGCGGCGACGGCGGCCCGTGCGGTCCCGGCCGGCGCGGACCTCGGCGTCGTCGGCCTCGCCACGTACCTCACCCCGAACGAGACCTTCTACCGGATCGACACCGCGCTGCGGGTGCCCACCGTCGACCCCGCCACGTGGTCGTTGCGCGTCCACGGGCTCGTGGACCGCCCGTTCGAGCTGACGTGGGCCGAGCTGCTCGACCTGCCCCTCGTGGAGCACCACGTGACGCTCGCATGCGTGTCGAACTGGGTGGGCGGCGACCTCATCGGGAACGCGCTGTGGCTCGGCTACCCCGTGCGCGAGCTGCTCGCACGCGCCGGCCCGCACGCCGGCGCCGACATGGTGCTGTCCCGCAGCATCGACGGCTTCACCGCCGGGACCCCGCTGGACGTCCTGCTCGAACCCGACCGCGAGTGCCTGCTCGCGATCGGGATGAACGGCGAGCCGCTGCCCGTCGAGCACGGCTTTCCCGCTCGCCTGGTCGTGCCCGGGCTGTACGGGTACGTGTCCGCGACGAAGTGGGTCACCGAGCTGAAGGTGACGCGGTTCGCCGACGACGTCGCGTACTGGACGCCGCGCGGCTGGTCCGAGCGCGGGCCGGTCAAGCTGCAGTCGCGGATCGACGTGCCGCGACAGGACGAGGCCGTGTCCCCGGGGGCCGACGGCTTCGTGACCGTCGCGGGTGTGGCCTGGGCACAGCACACCGGGGTCAGCGGCGTCGAGGTCCAGGTCGACGACGGGCCGTGGGAGGTCGCGACGCTCGCCGACACCGTCGGGCCGGACACGTGGCGGCAGTGGCGTTTCGCCTGGGACGCCGCGGCGGCGGGCCGCGGCCAGCACACGCTCCGCGTACGTGCGACCGACGCGGACGGTGCGGTGCAGACCGCCGACGAGGCGCCGCCCGCTCCCGACGGCGCCACCGGCCGGCACACGATCTCGGTGGCGGTGTGA
- a CDS encoding iron chelate uptake ABC transporter family permease subunit, which translates to MLTEPQTTSSTATVVVTPPAPTWTGRLTALWGRYGVRTALLGGVVLALAAVYLFTDVPGSLAFALKIRGLTVAAMLVVATAVGVSTVVFHTITQNRILTPSIMGFDAFYMLVSTLIVFFVGATTFLRLDPFVLWTVQVVVMVVFSVVLFTWLFGGKRRSLHLMLLVGIVLGTLFRSFTEWMQRMLDPVAFQVLSDAGFASLTRPDKTLLVLTAVLVAGGCVALVPLLPTLDVLTLGEPAAIGLGVDHRRTVMILFTIVSVMVAASTALVGPILFFGLIVANLAYSYAGSFRHARTVPTAVLLGVLCLLGGQLVLERVFALTATLSTIIEFAGGLFFLYLVLRKGAR; encoded by the coding sequence GTGCTCACTGAACCGCAGACCACGTCCAGCACCGCGACGGTCGTCGTCACGCCGCCGGCCCCGACGTGGACAGGCCGTCTCACCGCGCTCTGGGGCCGGTATGGCGTCCGCACCGCACTGCTCGGCGGCGTCGTGCTCGCCCTCGCGGCGGTCTATCTCTTCACCGACGTCCCCGGCTCGCTCGCGTTCGCCCTGAAGATCCGCGGGCTGACCGTCGCGGCGATGCTCGTCGTCGCGACCGCCGTGGGAGTCTCGACGGTCGTCTTCCACACGATCACGCAGAACCGCATCCTCACCCCGTCGATCATGGGCTTCGACGCGTTCTACATGCTGGTCTCGACCCTCATCGTCTTCTTCGTCGGCGCCACGACCTTCCTGCGGCTGGACCCGTTCGTGCTGTGGACAGTCCAGGTGGTCGTGATGGTCGTGTTCAGCGTGGTGCTGTTCACCTGGCTGTTCGGTGGCAAGCGTCGCTCGCTGCACCTCATGCTGCTCGTCGGCATCGTGCTGGGCACCCTGTTCCGCAGCTTCACCGAGTGGATGCAGCGGATGCTCGACCCCGTCGCCTTCCAGGTGCTCAGCGACGCGGGCTTCGCCTCGCTCACGCGCCCGGACAAGACGCTGCTCGTCCTGACGGCGGTCCTGGTCGCCGGCGGCTGCGTCGCGCTGGTCCCGCTGCTGCCCACCCTCGACGTGCTCACCCTCGGCGAGCCCGCCGCGATCGGGCTCGGCGTGGATCACCGCCGCACCGTGATGATCCTGTTCACGATCGTGTCGGTGATGGTGGCGGCGTCGACCGCGCTGGTCGGCCCGATCCTGTTCTTCGGGCTGATCGTCGCGAACCTCGCCTACTCGTACGCGGGGTCGTTCCGTCATGCGCGGACGGTGCCCACCGCCGTCCTGCTCGGTGTGCTGTGCCTGCTCGGCGGCCAGCTCGTGCTCGAGCGGGTGTTCGCCCTCACGGCGACGCTCTCCACGATCATCGAGTTCGCCGGCGGGCTGTTCTTCCTCTACCTCGTGCTCAGAAAGGGGGCGCGATGA
- a CDS encoding siderophore ABC transporter substrate-binding protein: protein MSRTRPIARASMLAVLALTLAACAPSSAGTADDSAETTPATASYTWDRNTATEEGADPVYEETTVEVPVDPQRIVVFDMAALDTIGALGGEIAGAPLDSVPDYLEEYLADDAFNAGTLFEADLIAIEAQQPDLIVVGGRSSGLWADLNEIAPTIDLSLRGSYLDTLEQNTTFLGKVLGAEAEAESVLAELEAGIAEAKAAVTEASGTGLGIMVSGGQLSALSPNTGNDPRGARGGLIYDVFGVQPVLEDIKAATHGEPISFEFLLEHDPQWLWVVDRDAATGAEGAQAAKVVLDNEIVNRTTAATEDHVLYLNPTAWYIVFGGVETTRIMIDDVLQVAAR, encoded by the coding sequence ATGTCTAGAACCCGACCGATCGCGCGCGCCTCGATGCTCGCGGTGCTCGCCCTCACGCTCGCCGCCTGCGCGCCGTCCTCCGCCGGAACGGCCGACGACTCCGCAGAGACGACGCCCGCGACGGCGTCGTACACGTGGGACCGCAACACCGCCACCGAGGAGGGAGCCGACCCGGTGTACGAGGAGACCACGGTCGAGGTCCCGGTCGACCCCCAGCGGATCGTCGTCTTCGACATGGCAGCACTCGACACGATCGGCGCGCTCGGCGGCGAGATCGCCGGTGCGCCGCTCGACTCGGTGCCCGACTACCTCGAGGAGTACCTGGCGGACGACGCGTTCAACGCGGGCACGCTGTTCGAGGCCGACCTCATCGCGATCGAGGCCCAGCAGCCCGACCTCATCGTGGTCGGCGGCCGTTCGTCGGGCCTGTGGGCGGACCTCAACGAGATCGCACCGACCATCGACCTGAGCCTGCGCGGCTCGTACCTGGACACGCTTGAGCAGAACACGACCTTCCTCGGGAAGGTGCTCGGTGCCGAGGCAGAGGCGGAGTCGGTGCTCGCCGAGCTGGAGGCCGGCATCGCCGAGGCCAAGGCGGCCGTGACGGAGGCCAGCGGCACGGGCCTCGGCATCATGGTGTCCGGCGGGCAGCTCAGCGCGCTCTCGCCGAACACGGGCAACGACCCGCGCGGCGCTCGCGGCGGTCTGATCTACGACGTCTTCGGCGTCCAGCCGGTCCTCGAGGACATCAAGGCCGCCACGCACGGCGAGCCGATCTCGTTCGAGTTCCTGCTCGAGCACGACCCCCAGTGGCTCTGGGTCGTGGACCGCGATGCCGCGACCGGCGCCGAGGGGGCCCAGGCCGCCAAGGTCGTTCTCGACAACGAGATCGTCAACCGCACGACGGCGGCGACGGAGGACCACGTCCTCTACCTGAACCCGACCGCGTGGTACATCGTGTTCGGCGGCGTCGAGACGACGCGGATCATGATCGACGACGTGCTGCAGGTCGCCGCGCGGTGA
- a CDS encoding AI-2E family transporter produces MPDHRQQPAPLRDRVLRLGRVGWAVVGIAAAAFVIYSAVSLVSGLAIPLVVAAVLGVLLHPVVDRLERLGLPRGLGASAVLVALAVVLGVAVWLTVVGVVEQSTEIVDRLTRGLAELASLEVQFAGTSVDLSVVDLGDATAAISGGAASLFGSVFSSAAAFAMGTFIAVFFLYYILADWHRLKVLATRHTAIGVTSGHDVVEGATTTLRRYFGAMTSSNLVSAVAIAIAAALLDVPLAFSIALVTFVTSYVPFLGAIFSGAFAVLIALGSRGPVQALVLLGVVIVMQNVLQTLILTKLSSDRLRLHPIVNLGSTIVGTVFAGLLGATLSAPLTVVLRDILGHVRRRGEIGPGAGATSASPAPPDAGDRE; encoded by the coding sequence GTGCCCGACCACAGACAGCAGCCCGCGCCGCTGCGCGACCGTGTGCTTCGACTGGGCCGGGTCGGGTGGGCCGTCGTGGGCATCGCGGCCGCCGCCTTCGTCATCTACTCCGCGGTCTCGCTGGTCAGCGGTCTGGCCATCCCGCTCGTGGTCGCGGCGGTGCTGGGAGTCCTGCTGCATCCCGTGGTGGACCGGCTCGAGCGGCTGGGTCTGCCGCGCGGCCTGGGTGCGTCGGCCGTCCTCGTCGCGCTCGCCGTCGTCCTCGGCGTCGCGGTGTGGCTGACCGTCGTCGGCGTCGTCGAGCAGTCCACGGAGATCGTCGACCGCCTGACCCGGGGGCTGGCGGAGCTCGCCTCGCTCGAGGTGCAGTTTGCCGGCACGTCGGTGGACCTGTCCGTCGTCGATCTCGGCGACGCGACCGCGGCGATCAGCGGCGGTGCCGCCAGCCTGTTCGGCAGCGTGTTCTCCAGCGCGGCGGCGTTCGCCATGGGGACGTTCATCGCCGTCTTCTTCCTCTACTACATCCTGGCCGACTGGCACCGGCTCAAGGTGCTGGCGACGCGGCACACCGCCATCGGCGTCACCTCTGGTCACGACGTCGTGGAGGGGGCCACCACGACCCTGCGCCGCTACTTCGGGGCGATGACGTCGTCGAACCTGGTCTCCGCCGTCGCCATCGCCATCGCGGCCGCCCTGCTGGACGTGCCGCTCGCGTTCTCCATCGCGCTGGTCACCTTCGTGACCTCGTACGTCCCGTTCCTGGGGGCCATCTTCTCCGGCGCCTTCGCGGTGCTCATCGCGCTCGGCTCGCGCGGTCCCGTCCAGGCTCTGGTCCTCCTCGGGGTGGTCATCGTCATGCAGAACGTCCTGCAGACGCTGATCCTCACCAAGCTGTCCTCCGACCGGCTGCGCCTGCACCCCATCGTGAACCTGGGCTCGACGATCGTGGGCACCGTGTTCGCGGGTCTGCTGGGCGCGACGCTGTCCGCCCCCCTGACCGTCGTGCTGCGCGACATCCTCGGGCACGTCCGACGCCGCGGAGAGATCGGACCGGGGGCGGGTGCGACGTCGGCGAGCCCAGCGCCTCCCGACGCCGGGGACCGGGAGTAG
- a CDS encoding siderophore-interacting protein, with translation MTSQTIVPAAFTLQRERLELRFRGCTLTAREWITPGYVRVRLTGPDLVGFGSTGHDDHVRIFLPDGEPATIEELRAAPSREFTPLAWGTDGEGIGWLDLEFALHGDEGVAGVWAATAPLGTPAGIGGPRGSMRIEGTPHGWLLAGDETAVPQIRRYAALIAEGTPATILVEVADAEHEIPFDAPVAVEYVHRGGAPAGVALAARLDAITADARPEGDVFGFVAAEQSIVKAGRALLCDRWGLDPDLVVVKGYWRRGDSGYHAPHGPGAQG, from the coding sequence ATGACCAGTCAGACCATCGTTCCAGCAGCCTTCACCCTCCAGCGCGAACGGCTCGAGCTGAGGTTCCGCGGCTGCACGCTCACGGCGCGCGAGTGGATCACCCCCGGCTACGTCCGGGTGCGGCTCACGGGCCCGGACCTGGTGGGCTTCGGCTCCACGGGCCACGACGACCACGTCCGCATCTTCCTGCCCGACGGCGAACCGGCCACGATCGAGGAGCTCCGGGCCGCCCCGAGCCGCGAGTTCACGCCCCTGGCCTGGGGTACCGACGGCGAGGGCATCGGATGGCTCGACCTCGAGTTCGCCCTGCACGGCGACGAGGGCGTGGCCGGCGTGTGGGCGGCGACCGCCCCGCTGGGCACGCCTGCCGGCATCGGCGGCCCGCGCGGGTCGATGCGGATCGAGGGAACCCCGCACGGATGGCTGCTCGCCGGCGACGAGACCGCGGTCCCCCAGATCCGCCGCTACGCCGCGCTGATCGCGGAAGGCACCCCGGCGACCATCCTGGTCGAGGTGGCCGACGCCGAGCACGAGATCCCGTTCGACGCGCCCGTGGCCGTCGAGTACGTCCACCGCGGCGGAGCGCCCGCGGGTGTCGCCCTGGCCGCACGGCTCGACGCGATCACCGCCGACGCACGGCCGGAGGGTGACGTCTTCGGCTTCGTCGCCGCGGAGCAGTCGATCGTCAAGGCGGGCCGCGCACTGCTGTGCGACCGCTGGGGCCTCGATCCCGACCTGGTGGTCGTCAAGGGCTACTGGCGGCGCGGCGACAGCGGCTACCACGCCCCGCACGGCCCGGGCGCCCAGGGCTGA
- a CDS encoding VOC family protein: MLTDHPAIPVLAVSDLDRARSFYEGTLGLPDPVAAAGGVVYRTASGGFLVYPSSYAGTNQATAISFQVPLDAFDAEIDALRSAGVEFQTFDVPEGTWADGVLTSASGRSVWFADPDGNVLNVEAEPEG; the protein is encoded by the coding sequence ATGCTCACGGATCACCCTGCCATCCCGGTCCTCGCGGTCTCCGACCTCGACCGGGCGCGCTCGTTCTACGAGGGGACGCTCGGGCTGCCCGACCCGGTCGCCGCAGCGGGCGGCGTCGTCTACCGGACCGCGTCCGGGGGGTTCCTCGTGTACCCGTCGTCGTACGCGGGCACGAACCAGGCCACCGCCATCTCGTTCCAGGTCCCGCTCGACGCCTTCGACGCCGAGATCGACGCCCTGCGGTCTGCCGGAGTCGAGTTCCAGACGTTCGACGTGCCCGAGGGCACGTGGGCGGACGGCGTGCTGACCTCGGCGTCGGGTCGCTCGGTGTGGTTCGCCGACCCTGACGGCAACGTCCTCAACGTGGAGGCGGAGCCAGAGGGGTAG
- a CDS encoding DUF1540 domain-containing protein, with translation MSMLQELPEVTECTVEGCGYNHDHDCHAGAVTIAGHTGDASCATFVPLSTKGGLDKVIAHVGACQRTDCTHNSELECAAPAIRVGAGPDDAAHADCLTFATR, from the coding sequence ATGTCCATGCTTCAGGAGCTGCCCGAGGTCACCGAGTGCACCGTCGAGGGCTGCGGCTACAACCACGACCACGACTGCCACGCCGGAGCGGTCACGATCGCGGGCCACACCGGTGACGCGTCCTGCGCCACGTTCGTCCCGCTGAGCACCAAGGGCGGGCTGGACAAGGTGATCGCCCACGTCGGCGCCTGTCAGCGCACGGACTGCACGCACAACTCCGAGCTCGAGTGCGCGGCTCCGGCCATCCGTGTCGGTGCCGGGCCGGACGACGCGGCCCACGCAGACTGCCTGACGTTCGCGACCCGCTGA
- a CDS encoding NUDIX domain-containing protein: protein MPSESAGLLLYRRNAGGDVEVLLGHMGGPFWSRKHEGAWTLPKGELEPGESAHAAALREGTEELGVPVPGPVQAGAADVDLGEIRQRAGKRVRAWARQIAPDALDLPTLRSNTVTIEWPPRTGRRLEVPELDRYAWFSLAAAREVVVQAQSELIDRLEEHLRAVPSSSCDGEPVGRTIYDAMGGMPAVAALARAWHARVLDDPVVAHAFERRMHPQHDERLAAYWAEQLGGPATFTASMASHASVVAVHSGNGPHEEMDARAVACFELALDDAAIPDDDRLRNTLTLWFAWAMQVLNHEHETPEEVPVDLPMPTWTWDGPARSG from the coding sequence ATGCCCAGCGAGAGCGCGGGCCTTCTGCTCTACCGCCGGAATGCCGGGGGCGACGTCGAGGTGCTGCTCGGTCACATGGGTGGCCCGTTCTGGTCCCGCAAGCACGAGGGCGCCTGGACCCTCCCGAAGGGCGAGCTGGAGCCGGGGGAGTCCGCGCACGCCGCGGCGCTGCGCGAGGGGACGGAGGAGCTCGGGGTCCCCGTGCCCGGACCCGTCCAGGCCGGCGCCGCAGACGTCGACCTGGGCGAGATCCGCCAGCGCGCCGGCAAGCGCGTCCGGGCATGGGCCCGACAGATAGCGCCCGACGCCCTCGACCTGCCGACGTTGCGGAGCAACACCGTCACGATCGAGTGGCCGCCACGCACCGGCCGCCGTCTGGAGGTGCCGGAGCTCGACAGGTACGCGTGGTTCTCGCTCGCCGCCGCCCGGGAAGTCGTCGTCCAGGCGCAGTCCGAGCTGATCGACCGCCTGGAGGAGCACCTCCGGGCGGTCCCGTCGTCGTCGTGCGACGGTGAACCCGTGGGACGAACGATCTACGACGCCATGGGCGGCATGCCCGCCGTCGCCGCACTCGCCCGTGCGTGGCACGCGCGCGTCCTGGACGATCCGGTCGTGGCGCACGCGTTCGAGCGCCGGATGCACCCGCAGCACGACGAGCGGCTGGCCGCCTACTGGGCGGAGCAGCTCGGCGGCCCGGCGACGTTCACCGCCTCGATGGCGAGCCACGCGTCGGTCGTGGCGGTGCATTCCGGCAACGGTCCGCACGAGGAGATGGACGCACGGGCCGTCGCCTGCTTCGAGCTCGCCCTCGACGACGCGGCGATCCCCGACGACGACCGGCTCCGCAACACCCTCACGCTGTGGTTCGCGTGGGCGATGCAGGTGCTCAACCACGAGCACGAGACCCCCGAGGAGGTGCCGGTGGATCTGCCGATGCCCACATGGACGTGGGACGGGCCGGCGCGGTCCGGCTGA
- a CDS encoding DsbA family oxidoreductase: MNEPVHVDVWSDVQCPWCYIGKRRFEQAVATTGVDVDVTYHSFELAPDTPVDYAGTPAQFLAERKHLPMPQVEQMIDRVTQIAASVGLDYDYDHMHQTNTLKAHELLHYAKAHGRQAETKEALLRAYFVDGGHVGRIEDLADLAAGLGFDRDDVVAALQAGTYAGAVQEDVAQAAAIGIHGVPFYVIEGKYGISGAQDPATFAQVLDLVRTEKSDAPKSGDGETAADGEDAA; this comes from the coding sequence ATGAACGAACCCGTACACGTCGACGTGTGGTCCGACGTCCAGTGCCCCTGGTGCTACATCGGCAAGCGCCGTTTCGAACAGGCCGTGGCCACGACGGGCGTCGACGTCGACGTCACCTACCACTCCTTCGAGCTGGCTCCCGACACTCCGGTCGACTACGCCGGGACGCCCGCGCAGTTCCTCGCCGAGCGCAAGCACCTGCCGATGCCGCAGGTCGAGCAGATGATCGACCGCGTCACGCAGATCGCCGCCTCGGTGGGCCTCGACTACGACTACGACCACATGCACCAGACCAACACCCTCAAGGCGCACGAGCTGCTGCACTACGCCAAGGCACACGGCCGGCAGGCCGAGACGAAGGAGGCGCTGTTGCGCGCGTACTTCGTCGACGGTGGCCACGTCGGCCGCATCGAGGACCTCGCCGACCTGGCAGCAGGACTCGGCTTCGACCGGGACGACGTCGTTGCGGCCCTGCAGGCCGGCACCTACGCGGGCGCCGTCCAGGAGGACGTGGCGCAGGCCGCGGCGATCGGCATCCACGGCGTCCCGTTCTACGTGATCGAGGGGAAGTACGGGATCTCGGGAGCGCAGGACCCGGCGACGTTCGCACAGGTCCTCGACCTGGTCAGGACGGAGAAGTCCGACGCGCCGAAGTCCGGGGACGGCGAGACGGCCGCCGACGGCGAGGACGCCGCATGA